One window of Spirochaetales bacterium genomic DNA carries:
- a CDS encoding thioredoxin family protein, which yields MMLSDDIKKQVTDLFSGLTGQVTISLFTQEIECHFCKEAHELLEEVSSLSDKLTLNIYDFSKDKNKADEYGIDKIPAFTLTGEKDFGIRFYGIPAGYEFTSLIEAIKLVSTGNPKISPATKDFLDSLEKEVHFQVFVTPTCPYCPAAVVKAHQMAYYSDKVKADMIEITEFPHLAQKYQVQGVPKTVINERFFQEGAAPEPMLVEKVREAVS from the coding sequence ATGATGTTGAGCGATGATATAAAAAAACAGGTAACGGATCTTTTTTCAGGGCTTACCGGGCAGGTTACTATCTCCTTGTTTACTCAGGAGATCGAGTGCCATTTCTGTAAAGAAGCCCATGAACTACTCGAGGAAGTGAGTTCCCTGTCGGACAAACTCACCCTGAATATATACGATTTCAGCAAGGATAAAAACAAGGCGGATGAATACGGTATCGATAAAATTCCGGCTTTCACCCTCACCGGTGAAAAGGATTTCGGAATCCGGTTTTACGGAATACCTGCGGGATACGAGTTCACGAGTCTCATTGAAGCAATCAAACTCGTCTCTACGGGAAATCCGAAAATATCTCCGGCGACAAAAGATTTTCTCGATTCACTCGAAAAGGAAGTGCATTTCCAGGTATTCGTTACCCCGACATGCCCGTATTGCCCGGCAGCCGTCGTGAAGGCACATCAGATGGCGTATTATTCGGATAAGGTTAAAGCCGATATGATCGAGATAACGGAGTTTCCGCATCTCGCACAGAAATACCAGGTGCAGGGGGTTCCGAAGACCGTGATAAACGAGCGGTTCTTTCAGGAAGGCGCGGCACCAGAACCGATGTTGGTGGAAAAAGTCAGGGAAGCCGTTTCCTGA
- a CDS encoding 4Fe-4S binding protein, with translation MIVPAKVKRIAVLRRLTQGIGLLLGLAGVAVPAMTHIVFPGLHCHACPLSVTICPVGILQSLIKTGLPLYPLAFVALYGVVLGRWWCGWVCPFGLVNDMCAEAGKPNRTRQTVFLVAGAVSGAAFVLISLFTSIGWLSVVTLTISVSSLIAFFIPVAGASPAKHGLSRVLVPVAFLLFTFLFPVLLVFSGANPVLLAAGIAGAALLLSGSIIYFIKRKKSFFLKYSVLFLTLGFAVIGGDTFFCKLCPSAAASAAIPYAAIEPAFIPGGMYIAKLGILAVTVCMMLLISRFFCRFLCPLGALLGLTNKVSLLKIIRDPGCDVADKSVCSYACIRSCIMGIKTIAQKRILTQTDCIKCGKCIEACPHGFLHFSTRTEKAQP, from the coding sequence ATGATAGTACCCGCTAAGGTAAAGCGAATCGCCGTATTACGGCGCCTCACGCAGGGCATCGGTCTTTTATTGGGTCTGGCCGGGGTCGCGGTTCCCGCGATGACCCACATTGTTTTTCCAGGGCTTCACTGCCACGCCTGCCCCCTCTCCGTCACAATCTGTCCGGTCGGGATACTGCAAAGCCTGATCAAAACCGGCCTTCCCCTCTACCCCCTCGCGTTCGTCGCGCTCTACGGGGTCGTACTCGGCCGGTGGTGGTGCGGCTGGGTGTGTCCCTTCGGTCTCGTCAACGACATGTGCGCGGAAGCGGGGAAACCGAACCGTACGCGCCAGACAGTCTTTCTCGTAGCGGGCGCGGTCTCGGGCGCCGCTTTTGTCCTGATCTCCCTTTTTACATCGATCGGATGGCTTTCCGTTGTCACCCTCACAATCTCAGTCTCATCGCTTATCGCGTTTTTTATACCGGTCGCGGGCGCTTCACCCGCCAAACACGGTTTATCGAGGGTTCTCGTACCGGTTGCGTTTCTCCTTTTCACCTTCCTGTTTCCGGTTTTACTCGTCTTTTCAGGCGCCAATCCGGTCCTGCTTGCAGCGGGGATAGCCGGTGCCGCGCTGCTCCTTTCGGGAAGCATCATTTATTTTATCAAAAGGAAAAAATCCTTTTTTCTTAAATACTCGGTCCTTTTTCTCACGCTGGGGTTCGCCGTCATCGGGGGAGATACCTTTTTCTGCAAACTCTGCCCCTCTGCGGCCGCCAGCGCGGCCATCCCCTATGCGGCGATCGAGCCTGCGTTCATACCCGGCGGTATGTACATAGCAAAGCTCGGTATCCTTGCCGTTACCGTCTGCATGATGCTTCTCATATCGAGGTTTTTCTGCCGGTTTCTCTGTCCCCTCGGCGCGCTATTGGGACTGACGAACAAGGTGTCGCTGCTCAAAATCATTCGCGATCCCGGATGCGATGTCGCGGATAAATCGGTCTGCTCCTATGCCTGCATCCGGTCATGCATCATGGGAATCAAAACAATCGCACAGAAACGGATATTAACCCAGACCGACTGTATTAAATGCGGGAAATGTATCGAAGCCTGCCCGCACGGGTTTCTGCACTTCTCAACGCGCACGGAAAAAGCCCAACCATAA
- a CDS encoding TIGR02757 family protein, translated as MSGRQPLPFFGYPHRVPDGDTIIRLRERIYSYYDNPGFLPTDPVLFPHKYRDPFDIECAALIASSLAYGRVGRILTSVASVLQVLDTIPGAVRGMDYRVLCDCFRNFRHRFTDGREIAALVCAVAAVTKKFGSLKACFLSFYTDSDKTVVPALCGFTDELRRLAPGPIATLVSCPGKGSACKRLHLFLRWMVRRDAVDIGLWREVPRSKLIVPLDTHMHRIGRMLGFTERKQADMKTALMITAGFGELCPEDPVRYDFSLTRMSMAGRV; from the coding sequence ATGTCCGGACGGCAGCCCCTCCCGTTTTTCGGTTACCCCCATCGTGTGCCGGACGGCGATACCATTATCCGGCTGCGCGAACGGATCTATTCATATTACGACAATCCCGGCTTCCTCCCCACCGATCCGGTCTTGTTCCCGCACAAGTATCGGGATCCCTTCGATATCGAATGTGCCGCTTTGATCGCTTCTTCTCTGGCATACGGCAGGGTGGGCCGGATATTGACGAGTGTTGCCTCCGTGCTTCAGGTGCTTGATACCATACCCGGGGCTGTGCGCGGCATGGATTACCGTGTACTTTGCGATTGCTTCCGGAACTTCAGGCACCGTTTTACCGACGGCAGGGAAATCGCCGCTTTGGTCTGTGCCGTCGCCGCCGTTACGAAAAAATTCGGCTCCCTCAAAGCATGCTTCCTTTCTTTTTATACCGATTCCGACAAAACCGTCGTTCCGGCGTTGTGCGGTTTTACCGACGAACTCCGCCGCCTCGCGCCGGGACCCATTGCAACCCTCGTCTCGTGTCCCGGCAAGGGAAGCGCCTGTAAGCGGCTTCACCTCTTCCTCCGCTGGATGGTAAGGCGTGATGCGGTCGATATCGGCTTGTGGCGGGAAGTCCCACGGTCGAAACTCATCGTGCCGCTCGACACGCACATGCACCGGATCGGGAGGATGCTGGGATTCACTGAAAGAAAGCAGGCGGATATGAAAACCGCATTGATGATCACCGCGGGGTTCGGCGAACTTTGTCCCGAAGATCCGGTCAGGTACGATTTTTCGTTGACACGGATGTCGATGGCGGGCCGGGTGTAA
- a CDS encoding serine/threonine protein kinase: MATRYERGTVLKERYEIISFLAKGGMGKTYLAADGKTKKKVVLKLLAISELEDWKVLELFEREIKTLAAIDHPLIPDYIDNFKIEEGNEITHVLVQEYVEGGNFLDLIRGGKRFTESEIKTFLESLLKTISYIHSLNPPVIHRDINPKNIVLSKDGRVYLVDFGAVADVGKRESGSTVVGTIGYMPPEQLYGKVTRAADMYALGATIVFILTGKEPSEFELRNMRPDYHDDITISRPLMYLLDSMLDPDHTRRLSDAGKALAVLEGKEPRKRFETGTGVAGTERVIIKKNILGDTEITVKTPKLMYVFLIFFALAWNSFLFGFLGNFGEVGDIPFFMLIFMLPFFAVGIGLIVFVFYGIFGRSMLTLSASDLLYTDRIFGFTLKKKAIPICEFRDMKITEERGNRGTISHVLTIYGAGKTIRIGKMMNLERGDLEYLKDYIESNIPQPHPL; encoded by the coding sequence ATGGCGACGCGTTACGAACGGGGGACCGTATTAAAAGAACGCTATGAGATCATATCATTTCTCGCAAAAGGCGGCATGGGAAAGACCTACCTGGCGGCTGACGGAAAAACGAAAAAAAAAGTCGTTCTCAAACTCCTTGCAATAAGCGAACTCGAAGACTGGAAGGTACTGGAACTCTTTGAACGGGAAATTAAAACCCTTGCAGCAATCGATCATCCCCTTATTCCGGATTACATAGACAACTTTAAAATCGAAGAGGGAAACGAGATCACCCATGTGCTCGTCCAGGAATACGTGGAGGGCGGTAATTTCCTCGACCTTATCCGGGGCGGAAAACGTTTTACCGAAAGTGAAATCAAAACCTTTTTGGAGAGTCTGTTAAAGACAATCTCCTATATTCATTCACTCAATCCGCCGGTCATCCACCGGGACATCAACCCCAAAAACATCGTTCTGTCCAAAGACGGCAGGGTATATCTCGTCGACTTCGGGGCGGTCGCCGATGTGGGGAAAAGGGAATCGGGAAGCACGGTCGTGGGGACGATCGGTTACATGCCGCCCGAACAGCTTTACGGAAAGGTGACCCGCGCTGCGGACATGTACGCCCTTGGTGCGACAATTGTCTTTATCCTCACCGGCAAGGAACCCTCCGAGTTCGAATTGAGAAACATGAGGCCGGACTATCACGACGACATCACCATTTCCCGACCTCTCATGTACCTCCTCGACAGCATGCTCGATCCTGACCACACGCGAAGGCTTTCCGATGCCGGAAAGGCCCTTGCCGTTTTAGAGGGAAAGGAACCGCGTAAACGTTTCGAGACCGGAACCGGTGTCGCCGGAACGGAACGGGTGATCATCAAAAAAAACATACTTGGCGATACAGAAATCACCGTCAAAACGCCGAAACTGATGTATGTTTTCCTGATTTTCTTCGCCCTGGCATGGAACTCCTTTCTTTTTGGATTCCTTGGTAATTTCGGGGAAGTCGGCGATATTCCCTTTTTCATGCTGATATTCATGCTTCCCTTTTTCGCCGTCGGAATCGGGCTGATCGTGTTCGTCTTTTACGGTATTTTCGGCAGATCGATGCTCACCCTTTCGGCATCGGATCTGCTGTACACGGACAGGATTTTCGGCTTCACCCTGAAAAAAAAGGCCATCCCGATTTGTGAGTTCCGGGATATGAAAATAACCGAAGAACGGGGAAACAGGGGGACTATCTCCCACGTCCTCACTATCTACGGGGCGGGAAAAACGATCAGAATCGGAAAAATGATGAACCTCGAACGGGGCGACCTCGAATACCTCAAGGACTACATCGAGTCGAATATCCCGCAGCCCCACCCGCTGTGA
- a CDS encoding thioredoxin family protein: MFPALKTKNLNRLTLSTDAPASRFNDGGFFHGAKAAGIFFVCAIFFLSPRPVSAININGDFELSVERRDDPPLIAVRIAPKPDRLITGLSEDEAFITLTSDDIRIEGENRVFQTEYIREGSPKEFLFPFSPAPGVVDVTVAIHYVPCIESSGICKFPERTEQAFSLKKPGISFSHELIDTMILGLLLILGTAGFIVFLKYRKDYLFTIFIAIVFCGMLLYTAAATGGNSVTQADLSRSIAATLCLSCIGLELPDITPVVDPKATAPLAELAEPVHIVVFSAPWCGSCPAAKTYVETLCRRYPETLSFSVVDISLPEGKKELESYATSYPFREPLPLPAVIVSNNTRRVIYGTNYLEKNIVGAIREGGHDSTR; the protein is encoded by the coding sequence ATGTTCCCGGCTTTAAAAACAAAAAATCTCAATCGCCTGACGTTATCCACGGATGCACCGGCTTCCCGTTTCAACGACGGTGGATTTTTCCACGGCGCAAAGGCGGCCGGGATCTTTTTCGTGTGCGCGATCTTTTTCCTTTCACCCAGGCCGGTATCCGCGATAAACATAAACGGGGACTTCGAACTGAGTGTCGAACGAAGGGATGATCCCCCCCTTATTGCGGTTCGTATTGCGCCGAAACCGGACCGGCTTATCACCGGCCTTTCGGAAGATGAGGCCTTTATCACCCTGACATCGGACGATATACGGATCGAAGGGGAAAACCGTGTCTTCCAGACCGAATATATCAGGGAAGGTTCCCCAAAGGAGTTTCTCTTCCCGTTTTCACCGGCCCCCGGGGTTGTCGATGTGACGGTGGCGATACACTATGTTCCCTGTATTGAAAGCAGCGGGATCTGCAAGTTTCCGGAACGCACGGAACAGGCCTTTTCACTCAAAAAACCGGGGATCTCATTTTCACACGAACTGATCGACACGATGATATTGGGGCTGCTTCTGATTCTCGGGACTGCGGGTTTCATCGTTTTCCTGAAATACAGAAAAGACTATCTCTTTACCATATTCATCGCAATCGTATTCTGCGGCATGCTTTTATATACGGCAGCCGCGACCGGAGGAAACTCCGTCACACAGGCGGACCTTTCCCGCTCGATTGCCGCCACGCTCTGTCTTTCCTGTATCGGGCTCGAATTGCCGGACATTACGCCGGTCGTGGACCCGAAGGCGACCGCACCCCTCGCGGAATTGGCGGAGCCCGTGCATATTGTCGTTTTTTCGGCGCCATGGTGCGGATCGTGCCCGGCCGCGAAAACATACGTGGAAACGCTCTGCCGACGTTATCCCGAAACGCTTTCCTTTTCCGTCGTCGATATTTCACTGCCCGAAGGAAAAAAGGAACTCGAATCGTACGCGACCTCTTACCCTTTCCGGGAGCCTCTTCCGCTTCCGGCCGTCATCGTATCGAATAACACAAGACGGGTAATCTACGGCACGAACTATCTCGAAAAGAATATCGTCGGCGCCATACGGGAAGGCGGCCATGATAGTACCCGCTAA
- a CDS encoding DUF4384 domain-containing protein — protein sequence MMFFFMSLVSSVYGIDVEVTLIETLDTLYAPGKERLVICFDTFTYGDKKIGSDFSRYLENRLASAIQKTSQLTLFARNDIEKILETQELNLSDLTDEKNMPKIGALENVRGLLSGRFYDAGEHVELFLDLVDIETGTYFGNTSCHLEKKEIPKSVSLLPDNYDLAIDMIEQLDNIGESGDNKLRVKAWSRRGDGGTFSVGEDLIVHFYANADCYIKIYHINVEGDVKLIFPNEFHSDNRISKDTVYSIPDDSYGFSFELTQPIGTEFIKVVASTEQFGDIEESFRSLGLGSSNIVSRGLTVKQKKGRMAETLFSYTILEE from the coding sequence ATGATGTTTTTTTTCATGTCCCTCGTTTCCTCCGTTTACGGCATTGATGTCGAGGTCACCCTCATCGAGACACTCGACACATTGTATGCCCCGGGGAAGGAGCGGCTGGTCATCTGCTTCGATACGTTCACCTATGGCGATAAAAAAATCGGGAGTGATTTTTCACGATACCTGGAAAACCGGCTCGCTTCCGCCATTCAAAAAACCTCTCAATTGACGCTTTTCGCAAGAAACGATATCGAAAAAATTCTCGAAACACAGGAATTGAATCTTTCCGACCTGACGGACGAAAAGAATATGCCGAAAATCGGCGCCCTCGAAAACGTCCGGGGCCTTCTTTCCGGCCGATTCTATGATGCCGGGGAACATGTTGAACTGTTTCTCGATCTTGTGGATATCGAAACCGGGACCTATTTCGGCAACACATCGTGTCATCTGGAGAAAAAAGAAATCCCCAAAAGCGTCTCTCTGCTTCCCGATAATTACGATCTGGCGATCGATATGATCGAACAACTCGACAACATCGGCGAAAGCGGAGACAACAAGCTGCGCGTTAAGGCCTGGTCCAGGCGGGGAGACGGGGGAACCTTCTCCGTCGGCGAAGACCTGATCGTCCATTTTTATGCCAATGCCGACTGTTATATTAAAATCTATCATATCAATGTCGAAGGTGATGTCAAACTTATTTTCCCCAATGAGTTTCATTCCGACAACCGGATCAGTAAGGATACCGTTTATTCTATCCCGGACGATTCGTATGGATTTTCTTTTGAGCTCACGCAGCCCATCGGCACCGAGTTTATCAAGGTAGTCGCATCGACGGAACAGTTCGGGGACATAGAGGAATCCTTCAGGTCATTGGGATTGGGGTCATCGAATATCGTAAGCCGCGGTCTGACCGTGAAACAAAAAAAAGGCAGAATGGCGGAAACACTGTTCAGTTATACGATTCTCGAAGAATAG
- a CDS encoding AAA family ATPase yields the protein MFQKYLFHCTEKCIGALNIGIKEMVNMHKSVLHPEYILLGLIEQHDSAVIRILSEMGLNAEEIRDAIMQEIYSQERVSDEMPQLEGESQFNVSIAPEVENLFKMALDTAREMGDKYISAALLFVTMLRDGVGEVRNLLLKSGVSEEEALKAYNSYRSGRRIDDRKSDSKEDVIVKYTIDLTAQARRGELDPVIGREEEIMQIIRVLSRRNKNNPVLIGHAGVGKTVLVEGLAQRIVDAEVPETLLGKKIVTLEMAELVAGAKFKGDFEERLKSLREEIIMSSGSIILFVDEFHTILSATSGSEGSASDMLKPALAKGLLQCIGATTLEDYKRYVEMDKALARRLQPINIEEPGIEETIEILNGVIERYERHHKILYTKEAIAAAARLSDRYISERYLPDKAIDVIDEAGATKHLSGIYIPPHMKSVEARKLRLLDEQHNAFAGKDFKKVADIQQQLIEMKTEFEQHKEKWEMEVSSRDIRVTEEDIAEVIARWTGIPLKRLVETEAEKLKNMEENIHKRIVGQDQAVSAVCHAIRRNRAGLKILQRPIGSFLFLGPTGVGKTELAKTLAEFLLDNENKIIRLDMSEYQERHTVSRIIGAPPGYIGYGEGGQLTEKVRRNPYSVILLDEIEKAHHDVFNLLLQILDNGKITDGQGLEVNFRNTLIIGTSNIGGNILSKEVKRIGFVQAKGFEGYEETKTSVMAEVKKFFRPEFINRLDDIIVFHPLSADHIKMIVRLELDKLKKSLAEQKIVLEVEEAVQDYLAKSGYSETFGARPLKREIERVVENPISHKIISGEIIPGMTITVSLKGGNKVDIACSK from the coding sequence ATGTTTCAAAAATACCTCTTTCATTGTACGGAAAAATGTATCGGTGCCCTGAATATCGGTATAAAGGAAATGGTCAATATGCACAAATCGGTCCTCCATCCCGAGTATATCCTCCTGGGGCTTATCGAACAGCATGATTCGGCGGTCATACGGATATTGAGCGAGATGGGGCTGAACGCGGAAGAAATTCGCGATGCGATCATGCAGGAAATATACTCACAGGAACGGGTCAGCGATGAAATGCCGCAGCTCGAGGGTGAATCGCAATTCAATGTATCGATAGCGCCCGAAGTCGAAAATTTATTCAAGATGGCCCTCGATACGGCGCGGGAAATGGGGGACAAGTATATCTCTGCGGCTTTGCTTTTTGTCACCATGCTCAGGGACGGGGTCGGGGAAGTGAGAAATCTGCTCCTGAAATCCGGTGTTTCCGAAGAGGAAGCACTGAAGGCCTACAATTCATACAGGAGCGGACGCAGGATCGACGACCGGAAATCCGACAGCAAGGAAGATGTCATCGTCAAGTACACGATCGATCTTACCGCACAGGCGCGGAGGGGTGAACTCGATCCAGTGATCGGTCGTGAAGAGGAGATAATGCAGATAATACGGGTCCTCTCGAGAAGAAACAAAAACAACCCGGTCCTTATCGGTCACGCCGGTGTCGGAAAGACCGTTTTAGTCGAGGGACTCGCGCAGCGGATCGTCGATGCCGAAGTTCCCGAAACATTACTCGGAAAGAAAATCGTGACACTGGAAATGGCTGAACTCGTTGCCGGCGCAAAGTTCAAGGGCGATTTTGAAGAACGGCTAAAATCCCTGCGGGAGGAGATTATCATGTCCTCGGGGTCGATCATCCTTTTTGTCGACGAGTTTCATACCATACTCTCGGCAACCAGCGGAAGCGAGGGGAGTGCGTCCGACATGCTCAAACCGGCGCTTGCCAAAGGACTTTTACAGTGTATCGGCGCGACGACGCTCGAAGATTACAAACGGTATGTCGAAATGGACAAGGCCCTCGCCCGCCGGCTTCAGCCGATCAATATCGAGGAACCCGGCATCGAGGAAACCATCGAGATTTTAAACGGCGTCATCGAACGGTATGAGCGCCACCATAAAATTCTCTATACAAAGGAGGCGATCGCCGCCGCGGCCAGGCTTTCGGACAGATACATTTCCGAACGGTATCTGCCCGACAAGGCGATTGATGTCATCGACGAAGCCGGCGCCACAAAGCACCTTTCCGGTATCTACATCCCGCCGCACATGAAATCCGTCGAAGCCAGAAAGCTGAGGCTTCTGGACGAACAGCATAACGCCTTTGCCGGAAAGGATTTCAAAAAGGTCGCCGATATCCAGCAGCAGCTTATCGAGATGAAGACCGAATTCGAGCAGCACAAGGAAAAGTGGGAAATGGAAGTGTCGTCCCGCGATATCCGCGTCACCGAAGAGGATATCGCGGAGGTGATTGCCCGATGGACCGGAATCCCGCTTAAAAGACTGGTGGAAACGGAAGCTGAAAAACTCAAGAACATGGAAGAAAACATTCACAAGCGTATCGTCGGGCAGGATCAGGCGGTATCGGCTGTCTGTCATGCGATACGGAGAAACAGGGCGGGGCTGAAAATACTCCAGAGACCGATCGGCAGCTTCCTTTTTCTGGGGCCGACGGGTGTAGGAAAAACCGAACTCGCCAAAACCCTCGCCGAGTTCCTTCTGGACAATGAAAACAAGATCATACGACTGGATATGTCGGAATATCAGGAGCGTCATACAGTGTCACGGATTATCGGAGCGCCGCCCGGTTATATCGGTTACGGCGAGGGGGGGCAGCTTACGGAAAAAGTGAGACGCAATCCCTATTCGGTCATCCTTCTCGACGAAATTGAAAAGGCACACCATGACGTTTTCAATCTGCTTCTCCAGATACTCGATAACGGCAAGATCACCGACGGCCAGGGACTCGAGGTCAATTTCCGCAACACCCTCATTATCGGCACGTCGAATATCGGCGGGAATATATTGTCGAAGGAAGTGAAACGCATCGGTTTTGTCCAGGCAAAGGGATTCGAGGGGTACGAGGAGACGAAAACGTCGGTGATGGCGGAGGTGAAAAAATTTTTCAGACCCGAGTTCATCAACCGGCTCGACGATATCATCGTTTTTCATCCCCTTTCTGCGGACCATATCAAAATGATCGTGCGTCTCGAACTCGACAAACTGAAGAAATCACTCGCCGAACAAAAAATCGTTCTGGAGGTGGAGGAGGCGGTGCAGGATTATCTGGCAAAATCCGGTTATTCGGAAACCTTCGGGGCCAGGCCGCTCAAGAGGGAGATCGAACGCGTCGTTGAGAATCCGATTTCCCATAAGATTATAAGCGGTGAGATCATACCGGGAATGACCATTACGGTGTCGCTAAAGGGCGGGAACAAGGTCGATATTGCCTGTAGTAAATGA